The Kitasatospora paranensis genome has a window encoding:
- a CDS encoding VOC family protein: MDFVSIRIITGDVARLVGFYEKATGVPAAWSTEDFAELRTAHATLAIASTRTVPLFAPGSSRPADNHSVILEFLVDDVDDVHANLAGFVTDVVAGPTTMPWGNRSLLFRDPDGNLVNFFTPVTPAAIEKFGR, from the coding sequence ATGGACTTCGTCTCGATCCGCATCATCACCGGCGACGTCGCACGCCTCGTCGGTTTCTACGAGAAGGCCACCGGGGTGCCGGCCGCCTGGTCCACCGAGGACTTCGCCGAACTCCGCACCGCCCACGCCACGCTCGCCATCGCGAGTACCCGCACCGTCCCGCTGTTCGCGCCGGGATCCTCCCGGCCCGCCGACAACCACAGCGTGATCCTCGAGTTCCTGGTCGACGACGTGGACGACGTCCACGCGAACCTGGCCGGCTTCGTCACCGATGTCGTCGCCGGACCCACCACGATGCCCTGGGGCAACCGGTCGCTGCTGTTCCGCGACCCCGACGGGAATCTCGTCAACTTCTTCACTCCGGTCACCCCGGCGGCGATCGAGAAGTTCGGCCGCTGA
- a CDS encoding YafY family protein yields MSRPAGRVLTLLELLQSGGTRTTAELADRLGVEGRTVRRYVDQLLDLDVPVEAVRGRYGGYRIAPGHRLPPLMLGDDEAIAVLLGLVAGRRAGLTTTTATASETAAAKIRRVLPQHLVRRLDTVLESLSFTEPPGTFPTPDTGVLLTLADAVRHRRPVAIRYTDRDGRRSDRTVHPYGVVSHAGRWYVTGEDPGAAEDRTFRLDRIADARTLPGSFEPVAGQDPAERVLSGFAEAAYRYEVTLRIHGTVEQVRARLPAGVARVAEAAPATDADPATERWLLVDLRAERLDWLPPLLASLDRPFVIERPGELRDLVVAFANRLADRARSTRPDPIRPDPARSGPARPGPDRG; encoded by the coding sequence ATGTCCCGACCCGCCGGCCGCGTGCTCACCCTCCTGGAGCTGCTGCAGTCGGGCGGTACCCGGACGACGGCCGAACTCGCCGACCGGCTCGGCGTCGAGGGACGGACCGTGCGGCGGTACGTCGATCAGCTGCTCGACCTCGACGTCCCGGTCGAGGCGGTGCGCGGCCGGTACGGCGGCTACCGCATCGCTCCCGGCCACCGCCTGCCGCCCCTCATGCTCGGCGACGACGAGGCGATCGCCGTGCTGCTCGGCCTGGTCGCCGGCCGCCGGGCGGGGCTGACGACGACCACGGCCACCGCGAGCGAGACGGCAGCGGCCAAGATCAGGCGCGTGCTGCCGCAGCATCTGGTCCGCCGCCTCGACACGGTCCTGGAGTCCCTCTCCTTCACCGAACCGCCCGGTACGTTCCCCACCCCCGACACCGGGGTCCTCCTCACCCTCGCCGATGCCGTGCGGCACCGCCGACCGGTCGCGATCAGGTACACGGACCGCGACGGGCGGCGCAGCGACCGCACGGTGCACCCGTACGGGGTGGTGTCCCATGCGGGCCGCTGGTACGTCACCGGCGAGGACCCGGGAGCCGCGGAGGACCGGACCTTCCGGCTCGACCGCATCGCCGACGCCAGGACGCTGCCCGGCTCGTTCGAGCCCGTCGCCGGACAGGACCCGGCGGAGCGGGTCCTGTCCGGCTTCGCCGAGGCGGCGTACCGGTACGAGGTGACCTTGCGGATCCACGGGACGGTCGAGCAGGTCCGTGCCCGGCTGCCCGCCGGTGTCGCGCGCGTGGCGGAGGCCGCGCCGGCGACGGACGCGGATCCTGCGACCGAGCGCTGGCTGCTCGTCGACCTGCGGGCTGAGCGACTCGACTGGCTGCCGCCGCTCCTGGCCTCGCTGGATCGCCCGTTCGTCATCGAGCGCCCCGGCGAACTGCGCGATCTCGTCGTCGCGTTCGCGAACCGCCTGGCGGACCGCGCCCGCTCGACCCGACCGGACCCGATCCGGCCCGATCCGGCCCGATCCGGCCCGGCCCGGCCCGGACCTGACCGTGGGTGA